Proteins encoded within one genomic window of bacterium:
- the rpmG gene encoding 50S ribosomal protein L33 produces MSQTRLVKVAHKKTGEIYHTSKNKKTVERKLKLMKYSPKLRKHVEFSEIKK; encoded by the coding sequence ATGTCACAAACAAGATTAGTTAAAGTAGCTCACAAAAAGACAGGTGAGATCTATCACACAAGTAAAAACAAGAAAACTGTAGAGCGTAAGCTAAAACTTATGAAGTACAGTCCAAAGCTACGTAAGCACGTAGAGTTTTCAGAGATCAAGAAATAA
- a CDS encoding peptidoglycan-binding protein produces the protein MSYKIRYPILVLILLVAIIFPLNTKATSTVFYANGVASSTDMYKHISSEVDNRLIGLSSTTASSIFTTQNFASSTFVRNTNIWTSKGTTSIDLTGISPWNSDGAQTKAGTLISPRHIIFANHYTIANGSTIKFVDNNNNVITRTMVNSLRVGTTDIRIGILDSDVPASITYYPLIADPTVFAQYLPIFKDLPLFATDQNEKALIFNADSITIGNKSVNYNGVASADPLRNSFSKTDLVGGDSGDPLFVIIDGKPVLLTTFFGNTTSDFTSAYISDINQTMATLGGTYEVSTYNFDKFKVVPNISSLATNQNAISILDNVKNGDVVGQTVLDQTSFNQFLPIKPKFIIVNGNLGLAVSATGTISINDNRYISSGYLNVQVSPDWVISNGYRPNESVYLTIPINVLSSISNISNLVTTTTDLTANVSFNTNFNATSTLDYGLTDSYGSSTSLIATTTTHSYSLTNLVPDTLYHFKITTLNINGVIATTTDSTFRTIPTPVVVAPVVYSGGGGGGGGGGYSYIAPIVVATTPVSTISAIQPIPTSLYKIGDRNKNVTNLQLLLVKAKLMDSSKVTGYFGQITKSALDLYNSKISKDISILNASSSVVSNIVATTSNVVNTTTTTFEFTKDLSLNMVNEDVRNLQIYLNNNGFPIASSGVGSPGHESNRFGPATKAALIKFQKANKIPSTGYFGPLTRGIISNLK, from the coding sequence ATGTCATATAAAATCAGATACCCTATACTTGTTCTTATTCTTTTGGTAGCAATTATTTTTCCATTAAATACCAAAGCAACATCCACGGTATTTTACGCTAATGGAGTTGCTTCTAGTACAGATATGTATAAGCACATATCTAGTGAGGTTGATAATAGATTGATCGGATTAAGTTCAACAACTGCATCAAGTATTTTTACAACACAAAATTTTGCAAGTAGTACATTTGTTAGAAATACAAATATTTGGACATCCAAGGGAACTACATCTATTGACTTAACCGGTATATCACCTTGGAATTCAGATGGTGCACAGACTAAAGCCGGTACATTGATATCTCCTAGACATATAATTTTTGCAAACCATTATACTATCGCAAATGGTTCAACTATTAAATTTGTTGATAATAATAATAATGTCATAACCAGAACTATGGTTAATAGTTTAAGAGTTGGTACTACAGATATTAGAATTGGTATTTTAGATTCTGATGTTCCAGCAAGTATTACATACTACCCATTAATTGCTGATCCAACTGTATTTGCTCAATACTTACCGATATTTAAGGATCTTCCTCTGTTTGCAACTGATCAGAATGAAAAAGCTTTGATTTTTAATGCGGATAGTATAACCATCGGTAACAAAAGCGTAAATTACAATGGAGTGGCCTCAGCCGATCCCCTTAGAAATAGTTTTTCTAAGACAGATTTGGTAGGAGGAGACTCTGGAGATCCTTTATTTGTTATTATTGACGGGAAACCAGTGTTGCTAACAACTTTCTTTGGAAACACAACTAGTGATTTTACGTCAGCATATATTTCTGATATAAATCAAACGATGGCCACACTTGGTGGTACTTATGAAGTTTCTACTTACAATTTCGATAAATTTAAAGTAGTACCAAATATTAGCTCATTAGCAACAAATCAAAATGCTATTAGTATATTAGATAATGTAAAGAATGGGGATGTGGTAGGTCAAACTGTTTTGGATCAAACAAGCTTTAATCAATTTCTTCCAATTAAACCGAAGTTTATAATAGTAAATGGTAATTTAGGTTTAGCTGTATCAGCAACAGGTACTATATCTATCAATGACAATAGATATATATCAAGTGGTTACTTAAATGTTCAGGTTTCACCTGATTGGGTTATTTCAAATGGGTATAGGCCAAATGAATCGGTTTATTTGACTATTCCAATAAATGTCCTGTCCTCAATTTCAAATATCTCAAACCTTGTGACAACAACTACTGATCTTACGGCAAATGTCTCGTTTAATACTAACTTTAATGCGACTTCAACACTGGATTATGGATTGACAGATAGCTATGGCTCAAGTACATCTTTAATCGCTACAACTACAACTCATTCATATTCGCTTACAAATCTTGTTCCTGACACGCTATATCATTTCAAAATTACAACGTTAAATATAAATGGAGTAATTGCAACAACAACAGATTCAACATTTAGAACAATCCCTACCCCGGTAGTTGTTGCACCTGTTGTATATAGTGGTGGTGGCGGAGGTGGTGGTGGGGGAGGATATTCATATATAGCTCCAATAGTTGTTGCTACAACTCCCGTCTCAACCATCTCAGCTATACAACCAATCCCAACCTCCTTATACAAAATCGGTGACAGAAACAAGAATGTAACAAACCTACAACTACTACTTGTCAAAGCAAAGCTTATGGATTCAAGCAAGGTCACAGGATACTTTGGACAAATTACAAAATCTGCACTTGATCTCTATAACAGCAAGATATCGAAAGATATATCAATATTAAATGCTTCATCCTCTGTTGTATCAAACATAGTTGCTACCACATCAAATGTTGTTAATACTACAACTACAACATTTGAATTCACAAAAGACCTATCACTTAACATGGTTAATGAAGATGTTAGGAATCTACAGATATACTTGAACAACAATGGATTCCCAATTGCATCATCAGGTGTTGGCTCACCCGGTCATGAATCAAATAGATTCGGCCCTGCTACCAAGGCTGCTCTTATCAAGTTCCAGAAGGCAAACAAGATTCCTTCTACGGGGTATTTTGGGCCACTGACGAGGGGAATTATTAGTAATTTGAAATAG
- a CDS encoding NUDIX domain-containing protein — MKKGEDYTGVTIVYLCHDGNGKYLLSKRSNSCRDEHGTWDCGGGGLEFNDTVENTLRKEIAEEYRTDILNFEFLGYRDVHREHQGKNTHWVALDFKVKIDPLKTGNGEPHKFDAVEWFSLDAFPEPLHSQLPNFLNLYKSKI; from the coding sequence ATGAAAAAAGGAGAAGATTATACAGGTGTTACAATTGTATATCTATGTCACGATGGAAATGGTAAATATTTGCTTTCAAAAAGAAGTAATAGTTGCAGGGATGAGCATGGAACCTGGGACTGTGGTGGAGGAGGTCTTGAATTTAATGACACTGTAGAAAACACTCTAAGAAAAGAGATTGCTGAAGAATATCGCACAGATATATTAAATTTTGAATTTTTAGGGTACCGAGATGTTCATAGAGAGCACCAAGGAAAAAATACTCATTGGGTAGCTCTAGATTTTAAGGTTAAGATTGATCCATTGAAAACAGGTAACGGGGAGCCTCATAAATTTGATGCTGTAGAATGGTTTTCTTTAGACGCCTTTCCTGAACCACTTCATTCTCAACTTCCAAATTTTTTGAACTTGTACAAATCTAAAATATGA
- a CDS encoding ASCH domain-containing protein, producing MTRHIIHVNEPYFTHLANESKKVEGRLNKDKFSEMNVGDELFVNDCLTLSIVGKKIYKTFREMIAKEGLNNVIPGAKSIDEAESVYYGFYTVKDESLFGVVAIEVVVVSKVL from the coding sequence ATGACTAGACATATAATTCATGTAAATGAACCTTATTTTACACACCTCGCAAATGAGTCCAAGAAAGTCGAAGGAAGATTGAACAAGGATAAGTTTTCAGAGATGAATGTAGGAGATGAATTGTTTGTGAACGATTGTCTAACTTTAAGTATTGTCGGTAAGAAGATATATAAGACCTTTAGAGAGATGATTGCCAAAGAGGGCTTGAATAATGTAATACCTGGGGCTAAGTCTATTGATGAGGCTGAATCTGTCTATTATGGATTCTACACCGTAAAGGATGAAAGCTTGTTTGGGGTGGTGGCTATAGAAGTGGTTGTTGTTTCAAAGGTATTATAA
- a CDS encoding AAA family ATPase: protein MPPLHHFTTKAKDVIKKAHELAIERGQNHVNPLHLLTALVVQEDGIVLAILDRLEVDTILLADNLIEEIDTGEAGNTMSTSYQLYLTPELAQVIEASGRVSATLKDEFVSVEHLLLALFDVASSARELLFKFKLEKSMVLDALTAFKAGKGASADAAPKKMKAILKFTRNLTNLARENKLDPVIGRDAEIARVIQILSRRTKNNPMLIGEAGVGKTAIAEGLANRIALGDVPESLKDKDLVSLDMGMLVAGTKYRGEFEERLKNILKEIEKSDGKIILFIDEIHTIVGAGSADGALDASNMLKPALSRGELHAIGATTLKEYQKHIEKDPALQRRFQPVFINEPSEEDAISILRGLKEKYELYHGVRITDDSIVSAVKFSSRYISDRFLPDKAIDLIDEAASALKIALENKPPELEVAHRKIMRLEIERQALIKELVTNKSVKARIKDIEADIANQKESTRETEAKWINEKETLADIKSIKKQLESLRQDAERAEATADLSKAAEMRYVKIPALEKDLEAKAKRLKKLQVFRRILKEEITENDIAAVVSRWTGIPVSRMLEEEARKISRIGEELTKQVVGQDAAVKIVADTIKRSRAGINDPQKPIGSFIFLGPTGVGKTELTKALAKFMFDDDKALIRVDMSEYMEKHSVSKIIGAPPGYVGHDESATLTDIVRHRPYSVILFDEIEKAHPEIFNILLQVLDNGRLTDSKGKTVNFKNTIIIMTSNIGAQYIDNMQKIGFAIEKTDKSDYEDAKTRVMGALKNSFRPEFLNRIDEIVIFDILSPEAIKDIVKIEVEKVIKRLLEKEITLVVSEGVYEYLAKEGYNPQYGARPLKRLIQSKILTAVAGLIIDQGVIKGGTINVGIDAKTSEFTFDVKKVKKGKVIDVKEVTDGSLSKESLVAPIKAKVAKKKVLAK, encoded by the coding sequence ATGCCACCATTACATCATTTTACAACCAAAGCCAAAGATGTCATCAAAAAAGCCCATGAATTAGCCATAGAACGTGGTCAAAATCATGTGAATCCGCTTCACTTGCTAACAGCCCTTGTTGTCCAGGAAGACGGTATTGTTTTGGCTATTTTAGATAGACTAGAAGTTGATACAATTTTGCTTGCTGACAACCTTATTGAAGAAATTGATACAGGTGAGGCAGGGAATACAATGTCTACATCATATCAACTATATTTAACTCCAGAGCTTGCTCAAGTTATTGAAGCGTCAGGCAGAGTTTCCGCAACGCTTAAGGATGAGTTTGTATCTGTTGAGCACTTATTGCTTGCGCTTTTTGATGTTGCATCATCTGCGCGTGAACTTTTGTTTAAATTCAAATTAGAAAAATCTATGGTGCTTGATGCGTTAACTGCATTCAAAGCTGGAAAAGGAGCATCTGCTGATGCTGCTCCAAAGAAAATGAAGGCAATTCTTAAGTTCACTCGTAACTTAACAAACCTTGCTAGAGAGAATAAATTAGATCCAGTTATCGGAAGAGATGCGGAGATTGCAAGAGTTATTCAAATTCTTTCAAGAAGAACAAAAAATAATCCAATGTTAATTGGAGAGGCTGGAGTTGGAAAGACTGCAATCGCAGAAGGGTTGGCAAACAGAATCGCACTAGGCGATGTACCAGAATCTCTAAAAGATAAAGACCTTGTATCGCTTGATATGGGTATGCTTGTTGCTGGAACAAAATACAGAGGAGAATTTGAGGAGCGTTTAAAAAATATTTTAAAAGAAATAGAAAAATCAGATGGAAAGATAATTCTTTTTATCGATGAAATCCACACTATTGTTGGAGCTGGATCTGCAGATGGCGCACTTGATGCATCTAATATGTTGAAGCCTGCACTTTCTCGTGGAGAGCTGCATGCAATTGGAGCAACAACACTTAAGGAATATCAAAAGCATATTGAGAAAGATCCTGCTCTTCAAAGACGTTTTCAACCTGTTTTTATTAATGAACCATCAGAAGAGGATGCAATTTCAATTCTTAGAGGTCTAAAAGAAAAGTACGAGTTGTATCACGGTGTTCGTATAACAGATGATTCAATTGTTTCCGCTGTTAAATTCTCTTCAAGATATATTTCAGATAGATTTTTGCCAGATAAGGCAATTGACTTAATTGATGAGGCGGCATCTGCACTTAAAATCGCGCTAGAAAATAAGCCGCCAGAACTTGAAGTTGCTCATAGAAAAATAATGAGATTGGAAATTGAGAGACAGGCTTTAATTAAAGAGTTAGTAACCAACAAGTCTGTTAAGGCTAGGATAAAGGATATTGAGGCTGATATTGCAAATCAAAAAGAATCAACTAGGGAGACTGAAGCTAAATGGATTAATGAAAAAGAAACTCTTGCTGATATTAAATCTATTAAGAAGCAATTGGAGTCATTAAGACAGGACGCAGAAAGGGCAGAGGCAACAGCTGATTTATCAAAAGCAGCTGAGATGAGATATGTAAAAATTCCGGCACTTGAAAAAGATTTGGAAGCAAAAGCAAAGCGCTTAAAAAAGTTACAAGTTTTCAGAAGAATTCTCAAGGAAGAAATTACAGAAAATGATATTGCCGCAGTTGTTTCAAGATGGACTGGAATTCCAGTTTCGAGAATGTTAGAAGAAGAGGCAAGAAAAATATCTAGAATTGGTGAGGAGCTTACAAAACAAGTTGTTGGACAAGATGCTGCTGTTAAGATTGTAGCAGACACTATTAAGCGATCACGTGCTGGTATTAATGATCCACAAAAACCAATCGGTTCATTCATTTTCCTTGGACCAACTGGCGTTGGAAAAACAGAATTAACAAAAGCTCTTGCAAAGTTTATGTTCGATGATGACAAGGCTCTTATTAGAGTTGATATGTCCGAGTACATGGAAAAGCATTCAGTTTCAAAAATCATTGGTGCACCTCCCGGATATGTTGGACATGATGAAAGCGCAACACTTACTGACATTGTAAGACATCGTCCATATTCTGTAATTTTGTTCGATGAAATTGAGAAGGCTCACCCTGAGATATTCAATATTCTACTTCAGGTTCTTGATAATGGACGATTAACTGATTCAAAAGGTAAAACTGTTAACTTTAAAAATACTATTATTATAATGACATCAAATATTGGTGCTCAATATATTGATAATATGCAAAAAATTGGATTTGCAATCGAGAAAACTGATAAGTCAGATTATGAAGATGCAAAGACAAGAGTAATGGGAGCACTTAAGAATAGTTTCAGACCAGAGTTCTTGAATAGAATCGATGAAATTGTTATTTTCGATATATTATCTCCTGAGGCAATTAAAGATATTGTTAAAATTGAAGTAGAGAAAGTTATTAAAAGACTTCTTGAAAAGGAAATCACACTTGTTGTTTCTGAAGGTGTTTATGAGTATCTTGCAAAGGAAGGATATAATCCACAATATGGAGCTCGTCCATTAAAGAGATTAATTCAATCTAAGATTCTGACTGCCGTTGCTGGTTTGATTATCGATCAAGGTGTAATTAAGGGTGGAACAATTAACGTTGGAATTGACGCCAAAACATCTGAGTTTACATTTGATGTTAAGAAGGTGAAAAAAGGCAAGGTTATTGATGTTAAGGAGGTAACAGATGGATCTTTGTCTAAGGAGAGTTTAGTTGCTCCAATCAAGGCTAAGGTGGCAAAGAAGAAGGTTTTGGCTAAATAG